From Argopecten irradians isolate NY chromosome 2, Ai_NY, whole genome shotgun sequence, the proteins below share one genomic window:
- the LOC138315583 gene encoding galactoside alpha-(1,2)-fucosyltransferase 2-like isoform X2: protein MRRGKRHSGFLTSTRCLLLGLTLVVTVIIIHLTRLGGVTDQSGTNNVRFIDTYGSSHGLMSKFFSGDKQYGKGDIVYEKAPHKSNEIPSKLYRDQEKHPEEIKGKVPNALVTSLNITKQIGLNTAAKRPPPTHYITINFKGRLGNILFQYASLFGIADKNNLIPVISQNNELRKIFKLTTKTTESTHVHYGKQYVEKIGCAFEPAAMNLGPKTNVKLDGYYQSFKYFQESESLLRSQFTFKDNIQKRAAEIFSELVAEKSKTAKGPVTYIAVHVRRGDFIHSKHISSYGYVSPGLDYLQKGMDMFRKNHTNCIFVVASDDLAWCKENMKGDDLVFVNSGNSREMDVAVMSQCNHMLMTVGSFGWWTAWMINGQTIYYTGYPRPGSELAKQIVLEDYRPPHWIGLP from the exons ATGAGGCGAGGTAAACGCCATTCTG GTTTTCTAACCAGTACTAGATGTCTGCTGTTAGGCTTGACCCTGGTGGTGactgtcatcatcatacacctGACCAGACTGGGCGGCGTGACGGACCAGAGTGGCACCAACAATGTCCGCTTCATTGACACGTATGGATCCTCACATGGTCTTATGTCAAAGTTCTTCTCTGGAGACAAACAATATGGCAAGGGAGACATTGTATATGAAAAAGCACCTCATAAATCGAATGAAATTCCATCAAAGCTTTATAGGGACCAGGAAAAACACCCTGAAGAAATTAAAGGCAAAGTACCAAATGCATTAGTTACCAGTCTAAATATAACAAAGCAGATTGGTTTGAATACTGCAGCGAAACGACCGCCTCCAACCCattatattacaatcaatttcaAAGGAAGACTCGGTAATATACTTTTCCAGTATGCATCCTTATTTGGTATTGCGGATAAAAATAACTTGATTCCAGTGATCTCCCAAAACAATGAACTGAGAaaaattttcaaacttacaaCCAAGACCACAGAAAGCACTCATGTTCATTATGGGAAACAGTATGTGGAGAAAATTGGATGTGCATTTGAACCTGCTGCAATGAATCTCGGGCCAAAGACAAACGTGAAGCTAGATGGCTACTATCAGAGCTTCAAGTACTTTCAGGAGAGCGAGTCATTGCTGAGAAGTCAATTCACCTTCAAGGATAACATACAAAAGAGGGCAGCCGAGATATTTTCTGAACTAGTCGCCGAGAAATCCAAAACCGCAAAAGGTCCTGTGACCTATATTGCTGTCCATGTACGGAGAGGAGATTTCATACACAGTAAACACATCAGTAGTTATGGATACGTGTCTCCGGGACTGGACTATCTACAGAAGGGTATGGACATGTTTAGGAAGAATCACACTAACTGTATATTTGTTGTAGCTTCAGATGACCTAGCTTGGTGTAAAGAAAACATGAAAGGAGATGATTTGGTGTTTGTTAATTCTGGTAATTCTCGAGAAATGGACGTAgctgtgatgtcacaatgtaACCACATGTTGATGACGGTCGGGAGCTTCGGATGGTGGACAGCCTGGATGATTAACGGTCAGACTATCTACTACACGGGCTACCCTCGTCCTGGGTCGGAGTTGGCTAAGCAGATAGTACTGGAGGACTACAGACCTCCTCACTGGATTGGTTTACCTTGA
- the LOC138315583 gene encoding galactoside alpha-(1,2)-fucosyltransferase 2-like isoform X1: MSGTGKTFKGFLTSTRCLLLGLTLVVTVIIIHLTRLGGVTDQSGTNNVRFIDTYGSSHGLMSKFFSGDKQYGKGDIVYEKAPHKSNEIPSKLYRDQEKHPEEIKGKVPNALVTSLNITKQIGLNTAAKRPPPTHYITINFKGRLGNILFQYASLFGIADKNNLIPVISQNNELRKIFKLTTKTTESTHVHYGKQYVEKIGCAFEPAAMNLGPKTNVKLDGYYQSFKYFQESESLLRSQFTFKDNIQKRAAEIFSELVAEKSKTAKGPVTYIAVHVRRGDFIHSKHISSYGYVSPGLDYLQKGMDMFRKNHTNCIFVVASDDLAWCKENMKGDDLVFVNSGNSREMDVAVMSQCNHMLMTVGSFGWWTAWMINGQTIYYTGYPRPGSELAKQIVLEDYRPPHWIGLP, encoded by the exons ATGAGTGGTACGGGTAAGACATTTAAAG GTTTTCTAACCAGTACTAGATGTCTGCTGTTAGGCTTGACCCTGGTGGTGactgtcatcatcatacacctGACCAGACTGGGCGGCGTGACGGACCAGAGTGGCACCAACAATGTCCGCTTCATTGACACGTATGGATCCTCACATGGTCTTATGTCAAAGTTCTTCTCTGGAGACAAACAATATGGCAAGGGAGACATTGTATATGAAAAAGCACCTCATAAATCGAATGAAATTCCATCAAAGCTTTATAGGGACCAGGAAAAACACCCTGAAGAAATTAAAGGCAAAGTACCAAATGCATTAGTTACCAGTCTAAATATAACAAAGCAGATTGGTTTGAATACTGCAGCGAAACGACCGCCTCCAACCCattatattacaatcaatttcaAAGGAAGACTCGGTAATATACTTTTCCAGTATGCATCCTTATTTGGTATTGCGGATAAAAATAACTTGATTCCAGTGATCTCCCAAAACAATGAACTGAGAaaaattttcaaacttacaaCCAAGACCACAGAAAGCACTCATGTTCATTATGGGAAACAGTATGTGGAGAAAATTGGATGTGCATTTGAACCTGCTGCAATGAATCTCGGGCCAAAGACAAACGTGAAGCTAGATGGCTACTATCAGAGCTTCAAGTACTTTCAGGAGAGCGAGTCATTGCTGAGAAGTCAATTCACCTTCAAGGATAACATACAAAAGAGGGCAGCCGAGATATTTTCTGAACTAGTCGCCGAGAAATCCAAAACCGCAAAAGGTCCTGTGACCTATATTGCTGTCCATGTACGGAGAGGAGATTTCATACACAGTAAACACATCAGTAGTTATGGATACGTGTCTCCGGGACTGGACTATCTACAGAAGGGTATGGACATGTTTAGGAAGAATCACACTAACTGTATATTTGTTGTAGCTTCAGATGACCTAGCTTGGTGTAAAGAAAACATGAAAGGAGATGATTTGGTGTTTGTTAATTCTGGTAATTCTCGAGAAATGGACGTAgctgtgatgtcacaatgtaACCACATGTTGATGACGGTCGGGAGCTTCGGATGGTGGACAGCCTGGATGATTAACGGTCAGACTATCTACTACACGGGCTACCCTCGTCCTGGGTCGGAGTTGGCTAAGCAGATAGTACTGGAGGACTACAGACCTCCTCACTGGATTGGTTTACCTTGA
- the LOC138315583 gene encoding galactoside alpha-(1,2)-fucosyltransferase 2-like isoform X3 codes for MAHGLHGFLTSTRCLLLGLTLVVTVIIIHLTRLGGVTDQSGTNNVRFIDTYGSSHGLMSKFFSGDKQYGKGDIVYEKAPHKSNEIPSKLYRDQEKHPEEIKGKVPNALVTSLNITKQIGLNTAAKRPPPTHYITINFKGRLGNILFQYASLFGIADKNNLIPVISQNNELRKIFKLTTKTTESTHVHYGKQYVEKIGCAFEPAAMNLGPKTNVKLDGYYQSFKYFQESESLLRSQFTFKDNIQKRAAEIFSELVAEKSKTAKGPVTYIAVHVRRGDFIHSKHISSYGYVSPGLDYLQKGMDMFRKNHTNCIFVVASDDLAWCKENMKGDDLVFVNSGNSREMDVAVMSQCNHMLMTVGSFGWWTAWMINGQTIYYTGYPRPGSELAKQIVLEDYRPPHWIGLP; via the exons ATGGCTCATGGTTTACATG GTTTTCTAACCAGTACTAGATGTCTGCTGTTAGGCTTGACCCTGGTGGTGactgtcatcatcatacacctGACCAGACTGGGCGGCGTGACGGACCAGAGTGGCACCAACAATGTCCGCTTCATTGACACGTATGGATCCTCACATGGTCTTATGTCAAAGTTCTTCTCTGGAGACAAACAATATGGCAAGGGAGACATTGTATATGAAAAAGCACCTCATAAATCGAATGAAATTCCATCAAAGCTTTATAGGGACCAGGAAAAACACCCTGAAGAAATTAAAGGCAAAGTACCAAATGCATTAGTTACCAGTCTAAATATAACAAAGCAGATTGGTTTGAATACTGCAGCGAAACGACCGCCTCCAACCCattatattacaatcaatttcaAAGGAAGACTCGGTAATATACTTTTCCAGTATGCATCCTTATTTGGTATTGCGGATAAAAATAACTTGATTCCAGTGATCTCCCAAAACAATGAACTGAGAaaaattttcaaacttacaaCCAAGACCACAGAAAGCACTCATGTTCATTATGGGAAACAGTATGTGGAGAAAATTGGATGTGCATTTGAACCTGCTGCAATGAATCTCGGGCCAAAGACAAACGTGAAGCTAGATGGCTACTATCAGAGCTTCAAGTACTTTCAGGAGAGCGAGTCATTGCTGAGAAGTCAATTCACCTTCAAGGATAACATACAAAAGAGGGCAGCCGAGATATTTTCTGAACTAGTCGCCGAGAAATCCAAAACCGCAAAAGGTCCTGTGACCTATATTGCTGTCCATGTACGGAGAGGAGATTTCATACACAGTAAACACATCAGTAGTTATGGATACGTGTCTCCGGGACTGGACTATCTACAGAAGGGTATGGACATGTTTAGGAAGAATCACACTAACTGTATATTTGTTGTAGCTTCAGATGACCTAGCTTGGTGTAAAGAAAACATGAAAGGAGATGATTTGGTGTTTGTTAATTCTGGTAATTCTCGAGAAATGGACGTAgctgtgatgtcacaatgtaACCACATGTTGATGACGGTCGGGAGCTTCGGATGGTGGACAGCCTGGATGATTAACGGTCAGACTATCTACTACACGGGCTACCCTCGTCCTGGGTCGGAGTTGGCTAAGCAGATAGTACTGGAGGACTACAGACCTCCTCACTGGATTGGTTTACCTTGA
- the LOC138315583 gene encoding galactoside alpha-(1,2)-fucosyltransferase 2-like isoform X4 produces the protein MRRGFLTSTRCLLLGLTLVVTVIIIHLTRLGGVTDQSGTNNVRFIDTYGSSHGLMSKFFSGDKQYGKGDIVYEKAPHKSNEIPSKLYRDQEKHPEEIKGKVPNALVTSLNITKQIGLNTAAKRPPPTHYITINFKGRLGNILFQYASLFGIADKNNLIPVISQNNELRKIFKLTTKTTESTHVHYGKQYVEKIGCAFEPAAMNLGPKTNVKLDGYYQSFKYFQESESLLRSQFTFKDNIQKRAAEIFSELVAEKSKTAKGPVTYIAVHVRRGDFIHSKHISSYGYVSPGLDYLQKGMDMFRKNHTNCIFVVASDDLAWCKENMKGDDLVFVNSGNSREMDVAVMSQCNHMLMTVGSFGWWTAWMINGQTIYYTGYPRPGSELAKQIVLEDYRPPHWIGLP, from the exons ATGAGGCGAG GTTTTCTAACCAGTACTAGATGTCTGCTGTTAGGCTTGACCCTGGTGGTGactgtcatcatcatacacctGACCAGACTGGGCGGCGTGACGGACCAGAGTGGCACCAACAATGTCCGCTTCATTGACACGTATGGATCCTCACATGGTCTTATGTCAAAGTTCTTCTCTGGAGACAAACAATATGGCAAGGGAGACATTGTATATGAAAAAGCACCTCATAAATCGAATGAAATTCCATCAAAGCTTTATAGGGACCAGGAAAAACACCCTGAAGAAATTAAAGGCAAAGTACCAAATGCATTAGTTACCAGTCTAAATATAACAAAGCAGATTGGTTTGAATACTGCAGCGAAACGACCGCCTCCAACCCattatattacaatcaatttcaAAGGAAGACTCGGTAATATACTTTTCCAGTATGCATCCTTATTTGGTATTGCGGATAAAAATAACTTGATTCCAGTGATCTCCCAAAACAATGAACTGAGAaaaattttcaaacttacaaCCAAGACCACAGAAAGCACTCATGTTCATTATGGGAAACAGTATGTGGAGAAAATTGGATGTGCATTTGAACCTGCTGCAATGAATCTCGGGCCAAAGACAAACGTGAAGCTAGATGGCTACTATCAGAGCTTCAAGTACTTTCAGGAGAGCGAGTCATTGCTGAGAAGTCAATTCACCTTCAAGGATAACATACAAAAGAGGGCAGCCGAGATATTTTCTGAACTAGTCGCCGAGAAATCCAAAACCGCAAAAGGTCCTGTGACCTATATTGCTGTCCATGTACGGAGAGGAGATTTCATACACAGTAAACACATCAGTAGTTATGGATACGTGTCTCCGGGACTGGACTATCTACAGAAGGGTATGGACATGTTTAGGAAGAATCACACTAACTGTATATTTGTTGTAGCTTCAGATGACCTAGCTTGGTGTAAAGAAAACATGAAAGGAGATGATTTGGTGTTTGTTAATTCTGGTAATTCTCGAGAAATGGACGTAgctgtgatgtcacaatgtaACCACATGTTGATGACGGTCGGGAGCTTCGGATGGTGGACAGCCTGGATGATTAACGGTCAGACTATCTACTACACGGGCTACCCTCGTCCTGGGTCGGAGTTGGCTAAGCAGATAGTACTGGAGGACTACAGACCTCCTCACTGGATTGGTTTACCTTGA
- the LOC138315588 gene encoding uncharacterized protein, with amino-acid sequence MTKIAVEIESFEEERVKVCNAAISKFASILNHQELLRNGKEQSTLDMMSVLSPTFIDPRKVSMKSKEDVFKFPDIAYQLKEMGFSQSTLAPEPVYRDIVESEDDTNKDGDDKKSSRVVRNRYPTPDVVESQDHPQQARKVRKPVLHEEQVTTVQKLNGKTSPEPVEPEKKPRRKLPCPPQDSDDDAPPPRVTMQGWVNNTEEKVSVKIKEQDISHIDPSQYTKHGEPLEQSRPLKALVSNSSEDNAYLSYKKGQKLVHTHKENEEGIAYGHTRKQSYSVIKYGYFSVRQMRTWKPTAKNILKDLV; translated from the exons ATGACCAAGATTGCAGTTGAAATTGAAAGCTTTGAAGAAGAAAGAGTAAAAGTTTGCAACGCTGCTATATCCAAATTTGCATCAATCTTGAATCACCAGGAGCTTTTAAG AAATGGCAAAGAGCAGTCAACACTAGACATGATGTCTGTGCTATCTCCAACATTCATTGATCCGAGGAAAGTCTCAATGAAGAGTAAAGAGGATGTTTTCAAGTTTCCAGATATTGCT TATCAGCTGAAAGAAATGGGATTCTCACAGAGCACTTTAGCACCTGAACCAGTTTACAGGGACATTGTGGAATCAGAGGACGATACAAATAAAGATGGTGACGACAAGAAATCTTCAAGAGTTGTCAGAAACAGGTACCCTACACCTGATGTTGTAGAAAGCCAGGATCATCCTCAACAGGCCAGAAAAGTAAGGAAGCCAGTATTACATGAGGAGCAAGTTACTACAGTGCAGAAACTTAACGGCAAAACATCACCAGAACCTGTTGAGCCTGAGAAAAAGCCCAGGAGGAAACTTCCATGTCCTCCACAGGATTCAGATGATGATGCACCACCGCCTCGCGTTACCATGCAAGGATGGGTTAACAATACAGAGGAAAAAGTCTCAGTTAAAATTAAGGAGCAGGACATCTCACACATTGATCCTTCCCAATACACTAAACATGGTGAACCCCTGGAACAGTCTCGACCACTCAAAGCTCTAGTATCTAACAGTTCTGAAGACAATGCCTACCTCAGCTACAAGAAAG GACAAAAACTGGTGCACACCCACAAAGAGAATGAGGAAGGCATCGCATATGGTCATACACGTAAACAAAGCTATAGCGTTATCAAGTACGGATACTTCAGCGTCCGACAGATGAGAACATGGAAGCCTACCGCAAAAAACATTCTCAAGGACCTAGTCTGA
- the LOC138315584 gene encoding ribosomal biogenesis factor-like: protein MGKQGRTKTAKQGGQSTIAQSKSKVKKETAVFKVAGVRKAKTKTVSSSLKKLNVQTKSKTEEANKKFDRLKETLASTKVTVPTKKVQTGTKGPPPDVSKAAEEFAKL from the exons ATGGGGAAACAAGGTCGGACTAAGACAGCAAAGCAAGGTGGACAGTCGACGATTGCTCAGTCTAAAAGCAAGGTGAAAaaggagactgcggtattcaAAGTGGCGGGTGTGAGAAAAGCCAAGACGAAGACGGTTAGCAGTAGCCTTAAAAAG TTGAATGTTCAAACGAAGTCGAAGACAGAAGAAGCCAACAAAAAGTTCGACAGACTGAAGGAAACGTTAGCCTCAACAAAGGTCACAGTACCAACAAAGAAg GTTCAGACAGGAACGAAAGGTCCGCCACCTGACGTCAGCAAAGCCGCGGAGGAGTTCGCTAAACTATAG